The genomic interval GCTTCTGCGGGTCTATCAGCCAGTACTCCTGCACCCCGCCCCGCTCATACTCCGAAAACTTCTGCACGCGGTCGCGCTCCTCGCTCTCTGGGCTGACGATTTCTACCACGAGGTCGGCGGGTCCGTCCAGAAAGGTGTCTTTCAGGCGGTGCAGGTTTTCGCGGCGGACAAACAGGATGTCGGGGGAGCGACCCGGCAAATCCGCGCCCGTCTTCATCTGAAAAGGCTCGTAGCGCAAGACGCCCAGACGGTGGTAGTTCATGTAAAACTGCAAGATGGCAATGAGAAATCGTCCAACATCCTGATGTGGAGCGGAAATAGGGCTCATCAGTTCAACCTCTCCATCCACCCATTCTGCCCAGGTATCTTCGTCCAGCCACTGCAGAAACTGCTCGTAGCTGATTTTACCTTTGGGCAGGGGGCGCGTCGGCGGCGTTATGACCTGTTGCGACATCGGGCATCACCTCGCGATAATTATAGCACACCCAAGTGCTTAGATGCTTATCTCCCGTCGTGGCTGCAGGTACTCGTCGCGTGTGCCGCACTGCTCCAGAAACCGCAGGAACTTTGCGTGCAAGCCTCGGGCGACGTCGGGATATTCACTGGCGACGTTGCGCGTCTGTGCGGGGTCAGTTGCGGTGTGGTACAGCTCCACCTCGTCGCCAGCCACGCTATAAAGCAGTGTCCACTCTCGCTCGTGTATCGTGGAAGGACGTGGCGATAGCACCACGCGCTCGGTTCCGTCCACGGCGCGGCTCATGGTTTCACCTGGCTGGTGCACAATCGCCCAGGAAGTAACGAAGAAGTCGCGCCATGCGACGGGCTCACCCCGAATCAGCGGAAGCAGTGAACGTCCCTGCACCTCCGAGGGTATCTGCACGCCCGCCAGTTCCAGTATGGTGGGCATCAGGTCGATAAAGCCAGTGAACGCCTCATGACGCGCGGGTGTGGTGTGGGGTACGTAGATAAGCAGGGGGATGCGCGCCACCTCATCGTAAATGGGCGAGCGGTGGAAGATGTGCTTGCCGTCGCGCTCCTCGAACAGCGCTTTGCCGATGATGCCATGCTCGCCAAGGTAGAACCCATGGTCGGCGGTAAAGATAACCACGGTGTCCTCCAGCAGGTTCAGGCTCTCCAGCCGCGCCATCAGCCTGCCGAACCAGTAATCCACCATCGTCACCTCGCCGCGGTAGAGCGCGCGGCAGTGGTTCAGTTCGGCTTCGGTCATGAACTCGCGCCAGTACCAGTAGTGCGGGTAGATGACCTCTTCGCCCTCGTAGTTGGGGTCATACAGGTCGGTGTAGTGGCGCGGCGGGTCCCACGGCTCGTGCGGGTCAAAGGTGTCGATATACAGGAAGAAAGGCTTCTGGGTGGCGTTTCGCTCCAGCCATCGCATGGCGGCGTTCACCGTACGGGCGGGGAAGTAGTCCTCCTCGCTGCGACGGTCTGCCACATTGCGCAGGTACTGGCGCAGGGTACGCTCCCCCAGACGACACTTGCGGATGTCGAAGGGGTATTCCACCTCTATGGGGTCGGTGCGCCAGCGATCGTTCTCCTGCCCGCGTATCCACTCGAAGGCAGTGAACCCCCTGTCGAAGTGATACCCGTAGTTCAGCAGGTGGGGAGTGTCGATAATCATCATGGTGGTGTAGCCCGCGTGCGACAGCAGCTCCGCCAGCACCGTCTCCTCGCGCGGCAGGGGCGACCAGTCGCGGTGCGGAAAAGTCCACCTGCCAGTGAACAGGTCGGTGCGGGCAGGAACGGTGGGAAACGAGCCACAGTAGGCCCGTTCAAACACCTGTGCCATCTGCGCGAAGCGGTCCAGGAAGGGAGTGTGTATCTCCGTGCCGCCGTGCACCGTCAGGTTATCGCGGCGGAAGGTGTCTGAGATGAACAGTACCACGTTGAGCGGTTTTGCCGACATCAGGAAATCTCCTCCATTGCTCGCGCCAGCAGGTCTGCAGGACGAACCCGGCAGCCTGTCTGTTCTGATTCGTTGGCGGCGATGGCAACCGCCTGCGTGCGCACCGCCTCCTCGCCACTGGTCAGCGGCTGTTTGCCCTCGCGGATGCACTCCACAAAGTGGCGCAGCTCGGCAGCGAAGGGGTCTACCGGTTCCACCTCCAGTGTCACGAACCCCTCGCTCCATTCCGGCTTTTTGCGCGAGAAGATATGCAAGCCGTTCCAGTTGTGGATACAGCCTTCGGTGCCCTCCAGCCACAGCTTGCGGTAGAAGGCGCGATAGGGCGACATCCAGTTGATGCTGAGATTCGCGATTGCCCCCGTCGTGAACTGCATGTTGACCACGCCCGCGATTTCGCCCTCCATGCGGTCGGGATTGTAGAAGGTCTCGGCAGAGACCCACTCCACCTCGCCGATAAACCAGCGCAGCAGGTCGATTCGATGGCATCCCGCGCTGGCAATCGCGCCGCCGCCCAGCCGATTGCGCTCGCGTGCCCAGTGCCCCGGCGGGATAAACACGTTCTGCAGATGGTCCACCTGCGCCAGAACCGGCGTGCCAAGCCAGCCTTCGTCCAGTAGTTGCTTCGTGCGCCAGTTTTCCGCCTCGAATCGCTCCACGAAGGCGGTCATCAGCACCACATTGGCATCCCGCGCGGCGCGTACCATCGCCCATCCGTCTTCCAGCGTGGTGGCAATCGGTTTCTCCACGAAGATGTGCTTGCCTTCCTGCGCCGCGGCGATGGCGACCTCCGCGTGCAGGTCATGCGGCAGGCAGATGTCCACCGCGTCAACGTCCTTGCGCTCGACCACCGCACGCCAGTCGGTGAGGGCAACCTCAGCCCCCGCGTCTCGGGCGCGTTCTTCCGCCAGCGACTGTTCGACGTCGCAGGTCGCAACGACCCGAATCGCCTCCGCTCCCAGACTCAACATCCCGCGCACGTGTGCGCGGGAGATACCCCCACAGCCGATTAGACCGATGCGAACAGGCTGGCTCATGGTTTCCCTCCTTCATGCGGTGTCCACCAGATGGCGAACGTGCTGAAATCGCGGTCGGTGTGGTTGCGCACGGTGTGGTAGGCATTCGCAGGGATGAAGACCACATCCCCCTCACGGATGACCTGTTCTTCGTCCTCGACCTGCAGCGTGGCTTCGCCCTGACGCACGTAGTAGAGTTTGGCGACAGGAACGCGCTCCGGCTTTTGCACCATACCCGGCTTCAAGACGCCAAAGGCGCATCCGAACGGCGCACCTATCTCTTCGGATGCGAACACGCCTTGCGCCAGGATGGTGCCCTCATGCGCCGGGAAAAGCGCATCTGGCTGAAAAGAGCGGATGAACATCACATCCTCCCCCACTAGAGCCCTCACAGCGCCCTCGTTGCGCATTTATTCTCGGTCAAAGGGGAGATTCTCCTGCGCGCGCTCGCCGAAGAACTGCCGGGCTACCTGCAAAAATCGTTTGCGCCCCTCGTCGGGGGTCACCAGAGGCGATGGGTAGTCTGGGCACAGGCGATGCAGGTTTTCGAGGTCGCCGAGCTGTTCGGCGCCGGCTTGCTGGAGCTCGGGCACGTAACGATGGATGTACTCCGCCTGCGGGTCGAACTTCTGAGCCTGCAGCAGCGGGTTAAAAATGCGGTAGTAGGGCTGGGCGTCCGCCCCACAACCTGCCGCCCATTGCCAGTTGCCCACGTTCATGGCCAAATCGGCGTCCACCAGATGCAGGTATAACCACCGCTCGCCCCAGCGCCAGTCGATGAGCAGGTGTTTGGTCAGGTAGTTCGCCACGACCATGCGCGTGCGGTTGTGGATCCAGCCTTCGCACAGCAGCTGGCGCATGCCCGCGTCTACCAGCGGGATGCCCGTGCATCCCCGTGCCCATCGTTCGAACTGCTCTTCGTCGTGTCGCCAGGGAAAGCCGCGCCATTCGGGGCGCAGCTCCATGTTCACCGTTTCGGGATGGTGATACAGGATGTGGGAATAGAAGTCGCGCCATGCCAGTTCCTTGACGAACTGCTCGCTCACTCCCCAGGCGTCGCGCAGCATCTGCCGCAGCGAAATCATACCGCACCGCACGTAGGGGCTCATGCGCGAGGTGCCCGGTTGAGATGGCAGGTTGCGCCGCTGCTCATACTGCGCCAGTCCCGCGCGCACAAACGCCTGCCAGCGTCGCTGCACCTCCTCTTCTGTCGCGAACCACGACTGCGCCGCCTCGCTCTCGGGCTCAGGAATGGGCACTGTGGGCAATTCGAAGGATGGGGTGTTGATGGCTTTGGGCGCGGGTATCGGCGACAAAGGGCGTACGTTTTCCAGAAAGTGCTTTTTATAGAACTGCGTGAAGGACGGATACGTGCCGTCGGGCAAAGGTGACAGCAGGCTATCGCGAAGCACATGCACCCGGATACCCTTGCTGTTCAGCAAGTCGATCAACTGCTTGTCGCGCTGGCGAGAGTGCGGTTCCACATCTTCACACAGGCGCACCACGTCCGGACGCACGGTATCGAAAAACCGCTCCTGCTCCGTCGATGGCAGGATATATAACCGTCCGCCAACCGCCTCGATGCTGCTTTGCAGCTGGCGCAGGGCATGGAAGAACAGGGCGCGCAGGGTATCACCGTGCTCCTGCTGATTATGATCGTCCAGGAACAAGACGGGGATGAACTCGCCGCGTTCGGCGTCCTGCAGCAGAGGGTTATCGTACAGGCGCAATTCGCGTCGGAAGATGGCTACTGTTCGCACCGGCAAACCTCTTGACCATGCAATCTTGCTACCATTATATACGAATGAAAAGAGAAAAATCCCCCATCACTGGCGTGTGGGGGATGCAACGCATATTTGGAGGCTGTTACCGACGGCGAACGCAGCGAAAACCGAACAGTCCAGCCAGAGCCACTCCCAGAGCGGTCAGGCTGGCAGGCTCTGGCACGACAGCGCCACGCACTTCTACCAGGTCAAACCGATAAGTGCCTGTGGATGCGTAAGAGCTGGTGGAGCGGGCTGCCGTGTACTGCCCGGTGGCCGGGTCAAATTCGCTCACCACACGGAAAGCGAACAGCGGATTGTCGGATACGCCGGCAACATTAGACAGGTCTAACACGACCAAACTACCACCACTACTGTACCAGGTATCTCCACCAGGGGCGACCAACTGCAAACTGTTCACCCAGTTCGTTCCATCCACTGTGTACTGCACGCGGGCGTATTTGGAAGCGGTGTTGCTCCAGCGGAAGTCGAAACGCACCACGATGTCCTTGTAGCCCGTGGTGGGTGTGTTGAAGCGCACGCCTGCGGTGAGGTTATTCGTGCCCTGCGCGGGATAGTTTCTGGTGTTTAAGCCGCGGTTGGGCGAGGCGGTATCCTGGGGTGACCCCGTTGCCCACTCGTGAGTGACGCCGCCGATAAGCTGCAGATTGCCGCCGACTACGCCACCGTCTACGTCAAAATTCTCATCATTGAAGTTCCACAGGGACAGAGTCACCTGCGCGTGCGCCGCC from Bacillota bacterium carries:
- a CDS encoding cupin domain-containing protein, whose product is MFIRSFQPDALFPAHEGTILAQGVFASEEIGAPFGCAFGVLKPGMVQKPERVPVAKLYYVRQGEATLQVEDEEQVIREGDVVFIPANAYHTVRNHTDRDFSTFAIWWTPHEGGKP
- a CDS encoding Gfo/Idh/MocA family oxidoreductase; the encoded protein is MSQPVRIGLIGCGGISRAHVRGMLSLGAEAIRVVATCDVEQSLAEERARDAGAEVALTDWRAVVERKDVDAVDICLPHDLHAEVAIAAAQEGKHIFVEKPIATTLEDGWAMVRAARDANVVLMTAFVERFEAENWRTKQLLDEGWLGTPVLAQVDHLQNVFIPPGHWARERNRLGGGAIASAGCHRIDLLRWFIGEVEWVSAETFYNPDRMEGEIAGVVNMQFTTGAIANLSINWMSPYRAFYRKLWLEGTEGCIHNWNGLHIFSRKKPEWSEGFVTLEVEPVDPFAAELRHFVECIREGKQPLTSGEEAVRTQAVAIAANESEQTGCRVRPADLLARAMEEIS
- a CDS encoding sulfatase-like hydrolase/transferase, encoding MSAKPLNVVLFISDTFRRDNLTVHGGTEIHTPFLDRFAQMAQVFERAYCGSFPTVPARTDLFTGRWTFPHRDWSPLPREETVLAELLSHAGYTTMMIIDTPHLLNYGYHFDRGFTAFEWIRGQENDRWRTDPIEVEYPFDIRKCRLGERTLRQYLRNVADRRSEEDYFPARTVNAAMRWLERNATQKPFFLYIDTFDPHEPWDPPRHYTDLYDPNYEGEEVIYPHYWYWREFMTEAELNHCRALYRGEVTMVDYWFGRLMARLESLNLLEDTVVIFTADHGFYLGEHGIIGKALFEERDGKHIFHRSPIYDEVARIPLLIYVPHTTPARHEAFTGFIDLMPTILELAGVQIPSEVQGRSLLPLIRGEPVAWRDFFVTSWAIVHQPGETMSRAVDGTERVVLSPRPSTIHEREWTLLYSVAGDEVELYHTATDPAQTRNVASEYPDVARGLHAKFLRFLEQCGTRDEYLQPRREISI
- a CDS encoding PEP-CTERM sorting domain-containing protein, giving the protein MRATLRLMMAIVVLTLSLAAHAQVTLSLWNFNDENFDVDGGVVGGNLQLIGGVTHEWATGSPQDTASPNRGLNTRNYPAQGTNNLTAGVRFNTPTTGYKDIVVRFDFRWSNTASKYARVQYTVDGTNWVNSLQLVAPGGDTWYSSGGSLVVLDLSNVAGVSDNPLFAFRVVSEFDPATGQYTAARSTSSYASTGTYRFDLVEVRGAVVPEPASLTALGVALAGLFGFRCVRRR
- a CDS encoding DNA photolyase family protein codes for the protein MRTVAIFRRELRLYDNPLLQDAERGEFIPVLFLDDHNQQEHGDTLRALFFHALRQLQSSIEAVGGRLYILPSTEQERFFDTVRPDVVRLCEDVEPHSRQRDKQLIDLLNSKGIRVHVLRDSLLSPLPDGTYPSFTQFYKKHFLENVRPLSPIPAPKAINTPSFELPTVPIPEPESEAAQSWFATEEEVQRRWQAFVRAGLAQYEQRRNLPSQPGTSRMSPYVRCGMISLRQMLRDAWGVSEQFVKELAWRDFYSHILYHHPETVNMELRPEWRGFPWRHDEEQFERWARGCTGIPLVDAGMRQLLCEGWIHNRTRMVVANYLTKHLLIDWRWGERWLYLHLVDADLAMNVGNWQWAAGCGADAQPYYRIFNPLLQAQKFDPQAEYIHRYVPELQQAGAEQLGDLENLHRLCPDYPSPLVTPDEGRKRFLQVARQFFGERAQENLPFDRE
- a CDS encoding Uma2 family endonuclease — translated: MSQQVITPPTRPLPKGKISYEQFLQWLDEDTWAEWVDGEVELMSPISAPHQDVGRFLIAILQFYMNYHRLGVLRYEPFQMKTGADLPGRSPDILFVRRENLHRLKDTFLDGPADLVVEIVSPESEERDRVQKFSEYERGGVQEYWLIDPQKRQAEFYVRNEAGKYVLIAKGETGEYRSVVLSGLWLRIEWLWNPPPEIEVLKAWGII